From Terriglobia bacterium, one genomic window encodes:
- a CDS encoding fibronectin type III domain-containing protein, with the protein MTSPSTKDAQRSGAQYSLQIMWLCLMIALVAATSASAQTPVNPTTNTILFSGQAAQDPQDHNTNPVAGIILQGTATSQFTGQPVRHLWVADSFDSICRMDPEIDAPGPWHMSDSTCEFFIISGGAAIPFGGQFAYDPAKHFLYFVDDVAAGQGVIRIGFNPSGDSGHGAIDLTTALTLGSSAGANHFLGGTGCILPTTGTQPSGAALSPLGDLYVGFLDSGDILRFNSPGTASETGFSTCAQFVQKVATTPDGATSNGLAWIGHDLWGGDGTSPFVIPNADTTCLVPPSVDCTTANGTVIPTLAAVGATGPLVGDQFFPQTNGNNLYFGVGAQIAWVGNVAGGPAGQTLTVTYITDPAPVPPLAGVVGLAVDGTDPANLVVYSAEDPGPVVVPPLLGQARWWQTTQTSAGPAAPGTPLDVIAVAGNAQATVSWSPAQIAQPVTSYTVRNSFISVGAPLADIVVNPAPGSIYPPTSLVIPGLTNGVSYAFEVSATNGNGTSAFSAQSNTITPPGIGVPSAPTGATAVAGDTEAFVTWTVSASNGGSPITSYTVNVLDNGVGTAIFVTVPPPAFGSNTDSALVGGLTNGHTYTFTVQATNIAGFSAASNLSNAVIPSAANLPTVSIAMSGPTSVTSTPTQLTYNITVTNTSPFPASNITVVDTVNTVPASIASASRDANGVVTITLTAPRAFAFGQTVTVAGVADPSFNGTFPIATVPSNTSFTYSQAGLVANSVSGTATIQPLVNIVAGSGPVACTGGGAGVFTVACSVGSLAPGGVARINVLVQMQNQTITNSATVSGTDTAGTALVSSSASVTTAEPPPPPSTTGVTTDLAITGKAAHGSGKVNSTNAYTWTISNKGVDAPNTTFRQVIPSGLRFTSATTTLGACTTPPVNSLGGTVTCTAPTLANAGTITVTVNVVINAVGTFNSTGSVSFDGIEAKPGNESFTVKIVGQ; encoded by the coding sequence ATGACATCCCCCTCGACTAAAGACGCACAGCGCTCAGGTGCGCAGTATTCTCTTCAGATCATGTGGCTCTGCCTCATGATTGCTCTTGTCGCCGCGACTTCAGCGAGCGCTCAAACACCAGTGAATCCCACCACGAACACGATCTTGTTCTCCGGCCAGGCCGCTCAGGATCCGCAAGATCACAACACCAATCCTGTGGCAGGCATCATCCTGCAAGGCACCGCCACGAGCCAGTTCACAGGACAGCCCGTGCGCCATTTGTGGGTGGCGGACAGCTTTGACAGTATCTGCCGCATGGACCCGGAAATTGACGCTCCCGGTCCCTGGCACATGAGCGATAGTACTTGCGAGTTTTTCATTATCAGCGGCGGCGCCGCGATCCCGTTTGGCGGACAGTTTGCCTATGACCCGGCAAAACACTTCCTATATTTTGTAGACGACGTTGCTGCCGGCCAGGGCGTTATTCGTATTGGCTTCAATCCAAGTGGAGATAGTGGTCATGGGGCGATTGATTTGACCACCGCACTAACTTTAGGCAGTAGCGCAGGGGCCAACCACTTTCTGGGTGGTACTGGCTGCATATTGCCTACGACCGGCACTCAGCCGAGCGGTGCGGCGCTAAGCCCTCTGGGTGATCTCTACGTTGGCTTTTTGGATAGCGGCGACATTCTGCGTTTCAACAGTCCCGGCACAGCGTCAGAAACCGGGTTCAGCACATGCGCTCAATTCGTACAAAAAGTGGCAACAACGCCGGACGGCGCCACCAGCAACGGTCTGGCATGGATCGGTCACGACCTTTGGGGCGGCGATGGAACTTCTCCATTTGTCATTCCCAATGCCGATACAACCTGCCTGGTTCCTCCCAGCGTTGATTGCACAACGGCAAATGGAACGGTTATACCCACACTGGCCGCGGTGGGGGCAACGGGCCCCCTGGTTGGAGATCAGTTCTTTCCCCAGACCAATGGCAACAATCTTTACTTTGGGGTGGGAGCACAGATTGCCTGGGTTGGTAATGTGGCGGGAGGCCCGGCCGGTCAGACTCTTACAGTAACTTATATCACTGATCCGGCGCCCGTTCCTCCGCTCGCAGGCGTCGTTGGCCTGGCAGTGGATGGGACAGATCCGGCGAACCTGGTGGTCTACTCGGCTGAAGATCCAGGGCCAGTTGTGGTACCGCCATTGTTGGGCCAGGCGCGCTGGTGGCAGACAACGCAAACCTCCGCTGGCCCCGCGGCTCCAGGAACACCTCTGGATGTCATCGCCGTGGCTGGCAATGCGCAAGCCACAGTGAGCTGGAGTCCGGCGCAAATCGCGCAGCCGGTGACCAGTTACACCGTGCGGAACAGCTTCATCTCGGTCGGCGCGCCTTTGGCGGATATCGTCGTCAATCCCGCGCCTGGCTCCATCTATCCGCCGACTTCGCTTGTAATCCCCGGACTGACGAACGGTGTTTCTTACGCCTTTGAAGTTTCGGCGACGAACGGCAACGGTACCAGCGCGTTCTCCGCGCAAAGCAATACGATCACACCTCCGGGTATCGGCGTGCCAAGCGCTCCCACGGGCGCAACTGCTGTTGCGGGAGATACCGAAGCGTTCGTTACCTGGACCGTTTCCGCCAGCAATGGCGGCTCGCCCATCACCAGCTACACGGTCAACGTATTGGATAACGGAGTTGGCACTGCAATCTTTGTCACGGTTCCGCCGCCGGCTTTCGGATCGAACACTGACAGCGCGCTGGTTGGCGGCCTGACCAACGGCCATACTTACACGTTCACGGTGCAAGCGACGAACATCGCGGGATTCAGCGCTGCGTCGAATCTGTCGAATGCGGTCATTCCTTCGGCGGCAAATCTGCCCACGGTATCCATCGCAATGTCAGGGCCGACTTCAGTAACCTCCACGCCGACGCAACTGACTTACAACATCACGGTGACAAACACATCGCCGTTCCCAGCTTCAAACATCACAGTGGTGGATACGGTGAACACAGTTCCGGCCAGCATAGCCAGCGCTTCACGCGATGCCAACGGAGTTGTAACGATCACCCTGACAGCGCCTCGAGCATTCGCCTTTGGCCAAACAGTAACCGTTGCCGGCGTTGCTGATCCATCCTTCAACGGCACGTTCCCGATTGCCACTGTTCCGTCCAACACCAGCTTTACTTATTCGCAGGCTGGCTTGGTGGCGAATAGCGTGTCAGGCACGGCTACTATTCAGCCGCTGGTAAATATTGTTGCGGGCAGCGGACCTGTAGCGTGTACCGGCGGAGGCGCTGGTGTATTCACCGTGGCCTGCTCCGTGGGCTCGCTGGCTCCGGGCGGCGTCGCACGGATCAACGTGCTCGTGCAAATGCAAAACCAGACCATCACCAACTCCGCCACGGTAAGCGGAACTGACACAGCAGGCACTGCCTTGGTAAGCAGCAGCGCCAGCGTCACAACCGCTGAGCCTCCGCCTCCGCCTTCAACCACCGGGGTTACAACCGATCTTGCTATCACCGGCAAGGCGGCGCACGGTAGCGGCAAGGTGAATTCAACCAACGCCTACACCTGGACGATCAGCAACAAAGGTGTGGACGCGCCCAATACAACGTTCAGGCAGGTCATACCCAGTGGCCTGCGCTTCACTTCAGCAACTACCACTCTGGGAGCTTGCACCACACCGCCAGTCAACTCGCTGGGCGGGACGGTGACTTGCACCGCTCCCACTCTGGCAAATGCCGGCACAATTACCGTTACGGTGAACGTGGTCATCAATGCCGTGGGAACTTTCAACAGCACCGGTTCGGTTTCATTTGATGGCATTGAAGCCAAGCCGGGCAACGAGTCCTTCACGGTAAAAATTGTGGGACAGTAG
- a CDS encoding fibronectin type III domain-containing protein, translating into MNSLSNSPDKSGTRSVRNSSTHVLYCLVAFLAIASAAASAQNILNANTNTIQLAGAPDVTSPITAAKGGIVLSGTAINSSTSQPVRHLWVADGTAGVCRVDPDLDSPGPFAINNSSCPLSSTKVTGGSMAFEPVNNFLYFVDNRSATRGVFRIQYLPQGDSGNGSFDFSSTFSLGGNSTTDVFPGGQTGCALPGNPSLPNSAVLDPRGNLWVGFGRSGVIIRFNNPALATATAFGTCQDFIQVVSSTPDKKRSNGLAWIGHDLWSVDSKSPFFIRNADTACLVSPNAACTDKSATSTLTGIGGANAMVGDQAYPATNGNNLYFALAANNVAWVGNVTGAAAGQSLDLTYIDSAQIPVAAPLSGIGALVIDSTDPANLVLYSGDDPSGLGTAGAGRLFQTSQTTAAPDVPGAPLNVVASEIGTNAIVSWSPAQVAQPVTGYRVINNFASNGLPLADVAIAPASGGLYPPTSVTIPGLTAGVVYQFQVLASNAQGSSPLSVPSNSVPLGISLPGVPSAVVATAGDAQAAVSWTLPQSVNGITSYTVTARINGVATAISATVPPPAPGSSTGSAVVSGLSNGTAYTFTVHATNAAGNGFESAPSLSVTPLITNVPNTTIVVNGPAGVAATPTQVTYGIVVTNASLFPIQNIVVNNILSSVDGAFILSVQPDAGACTAVGAGVTQTICNVASMAPGQVLNISVIAQMNGATITDTAVVTGFDANGVSLTFSKAFRTTQPSLPPPPPPDIKIPVSVSGSATPSTVKPGGTGILTWTVGNNSSTAANNVVFTITIDSVLTINSVTVTPSDGANPASCGAPAPGLGGNIILCTIASLGGPPVNGVAAVQKMIVTVGITAPNPANLQLLPSGTVKFDGIDSSNPTATIVLRVH; encoded by the coding sequence TTGAACTCCTTGTCCAACTCCCCTGACAAGTCAGGCACTCGGAGTGTAAGAAACTCTTCCACTCACGTTTTGTACTGCCTGGTTGCTTTCCTTGCTATCGCCAGTGCGGCGGCTAGCGCGCAAAACATTCTTAACGCCAACACCAATACGATCCAGTTGGCCGGGGCCCCTGATGTCACGAGCCCGATCACAGCGGCCAAAGGCGGAATCGTGCTGTCTGGCACTGCAATCAACTCCAGTACAAGCCAGCCCGTTCGGCATTTGTGGGTAGCAGACGGAACGGCAGGCGTTTGCCGCGTTGATCCTGATCTGGATTCACCCGGGCCGTTTGCGATCAACAACAGCAGTTGCCCTCTTAGCTCGACCAAAGTTACGGGCGGCAGCATGGCATTCGAGCCGGTAAATAACTTTCTGTACTTTGTGGATAACCGCTCCGCGACGCGAGGCGTTTTCCGTATTCAATACCTTCCCCAGGGTGACAGCGGCAACGGATCATTCGATTTCAGCAGCACGTTCTCACTGGGTGGCAACAGCACTACGGATGTATTTCCCGGCGGACAGACGGGCTGCGCTTTGCCCGGAAACCCGAGTTTACCCAACTCAGCGGTGCTTGATCCTAGGGGCAACCTCTGGGTCGGGTTTGGCAGAAGCGGCGTAATCATTCGCTTCAATAATCCGGCGCTCGCCACTGCAACAGCGTTTGGCACATGCCAGGACTTCATTCAGGTAGTGTCATCAACGCCTGACAAGAAGCGTAGCAATGGCCTGGCCTGGATCGGCCACGATCTGTGGAGCGTTGACAGCAAATCGCCATTTTTCATCCGCAACGCAGATACGGCTTGTCTTGTTTCTCCCAATGCAGCGTGTACGGACAAGAGCGCGACGAGCACTCTAACCGGCATTGGCGGAGCGAATGCTATGGTCGGCGATCAGGCCTATCCCGCCACCAACGGCAACAATCTTTATTTTGCGCTTGCAGCGAACAATGTGGCATGGGTGGGCAACGTGACGGGCGCTGCCGCAGGGCAGAGCCTCGATCTAACCTATATCGACTCAGCGCAAATTCCGGTTGCAGCGCCGCTCAGTGGCATTGGCGCTTTAGTCATAGACAGTACTGATCCGGCCAACCTGGTCCTATACAGTGGAGACGATCCCAGTGGTTTGGGCACGGCTGGAGCAGGCCGCCTATTCCAGACCAGCCAGACCACGGCAGCGCCTGACGTTCCCGGCGCTCCACTGAATGTGGTCGCTTCTGAAATCGGTACGAACGCCATCGTCAGCTGGAGTCCTGCACAAGTTGCACAGCCGGTGACCGGCTACAGAGTGATTAACAACTTCGCATCCAACGGCCTGCCGCTCGCGGATGTGGCAATCGCTCCAGCAAGTGGTGGGCTGTATCCTCCTACATCAGTCACCATCCCTGGACTGACCGCCGGAGTCGTTTACCAGTTCCAGGTCCTGGCCAGCAACGCGCAAGGAAGCAGTCCGCTTTCAGTTCCCAGCAACAGCGTACCGCTGGGGATTAGTCTTCCGGGTGTGCCTAGCGCTGTAGTGGCCACCGCAGGCGACGCGCAAGCTGCCGTGAGTTGGACGCTTCCACAAAGCGTAAATGGCATTACCAGTTACACCGTAACGGCCCGCATCAACGGAGTTGCCACAGCAATCAGCGCGACGGTTCCACCGCCTGCTCCGGGATCGAGCACTGGTAGCGCCGTAGTTTCCGGCCTGTCGAATGGGACCGCCTACACATTCACTGTCCATGCAACCAACGCAGCGGGGAATGGTTTTGAGTCGGCGCCTTCTCTTTCCGTAACGCCGCTCATCACGAATGTACCGAACACGACAATCGTGGTGAACGGCCCCGCTGGCGTAGCTGCCACACCGACGCAGGTAACTTACGGAATCGTGGTTACAAACGCGTCACTGTTTCCAATCCAGAATATTGTAGTGAACAACATTCTCAGCAGCGTTGATGGAGCATTCATCCTCTCGGTCCAACCGGATGCGGGAGCTTGCACCGCTGTGGGAGCAGGCGTTACGCAAACTATCTGCAACGTGGCCAGCATGGCCCCGGGACAGGTGCTTAACATCAGCGTAATTGCGCAAATGAACGGCGCAACCATCACTGATACTGCCGTTGTCACCGGGTTCGATGCGAACGGTGTCTCTTTGACGTTCAGCAAGGCATTCCGGACTACTCAGCCTTCGCTCCCGCCTCCTCCACCTCCCGACATAAAGATTCCAGTCTCGGTTTCCGGCAGCGCTACACCTTCCACGGTCAAACCGGGAGGCACAGGGATCCTTACATGGACTGTCGGCAATAACTCATCCACAGCGGCCAATAATGTTGTTTTTACGATCACCATTGACAGCGTTCTGACCATCAATTCGGTGACCGTTACTCCATCCGATGGTGCGAACCCGGCTTCGTGCGGAGCACCAGCGCCAGGACTCGGCGGCAACATTATTCTCTGCACGATTGCGAGTCTGGGCGGTCCACCAGTCAATGGCGTGGCCGCAGTGCAAAAGATGATTGTCACCGTCGGCATCACTGCACCGAATCCGGCAAACCTGCAATTGCTGCCAAGCGGTACGGTCAAGTTTGACGGCATCGACAGCTCGAACCCAACGGCTACTATTGTTCTTCGAGTCCACTAA
- a CDS encoding peptidyl-prolyl cis-trans isomerase, which produces MIRHLPFVCVLAIAPILAQAQAQQPQQPAPQSAQSPQPPAVANRPQPVQPQAPVAPDAPVLTVHGVCPAGQKEPTDKPDACTLVLTRAQFEALVSSLNVANTNYPPPALRGFATNYANILALAKAGETVGVDKDPRFQDLMRITRARVLAESYRRYIQEKYANPSDDEIAAYYKQNAGRFEQMKIDRIHVPKVDPTRPQDRKPEFEAKARKLADDIRERAAHGEDVTSLQVEVYKTLGLKAQPPQTELSTSPKPTFPANVEQDINALKAGEVTKVEIEPSGYNIYKVRSRNTMPMEQAKALIVREVSQKNIDDALKAATSGVTSDLNEQYFSLRHAAPPQRIPPRAIPPGGTKTAPPK; this is translated from the coding sequence ATGATCCGTCATCTGCCGTTCGTGTGTGTGTTAGCAATCGCGCCCATATTGGCGCAGGCCCAAGCTCAGCAGCCACAGCAGCCAGCGCCGCAGTCCGCGCAAAGCCCCCAGCCGCCGGCGGTCGCAAACAGGCCGCAGCCTGTGCAGCCGCAAGCGCCCGTTGCCCCGGATGCGCCTGTGCTCACGGTGCATGGCGTCTGTCCGGCGGGACAGAAGGAGCCCACGGACAAACCAGACGCATGCACTCTGGTGCTGACGCGCGCGCAGTTTGAAGCGCTGGTCTCATCGCTGAACGTTGCCAATACAAACTACCCGCCTCCGGCGCTGCGCGGCTTTGCCACAAACTACGCCAACATATTGGCGCTGGCCAAGGCCGGCGAAACCGTTGGCGTGGACAAAGACCCGCGCTTCCAGGACCTGATGAGGATCACGCGCGCCCGCGTACTTGCGGAATCCTATCGCCGCTATATTCAGGAAAAATACGCGAACCCTTCAGACGACGAGATTGCAGCCTATTACAAGCAGAACGCGGGCAGGTTTGAGCAGATGAAGATCGACCGGATCCACGTTCCTAAAGTGGATCCCACGCGGCCGCAGGACCGCAAGCCCGAGTTTGAAGCAAAAGCGAGGAAGCTTGCCGATGATATCCGCGAACGCGCAGCGCACGGTGAAGACGTTACGTCGCTGCAGGTGGAGGTATATAAAACTTTGGGCCTGAAGGCCCAGCCGCCGCAAACGGAGCTCAGCACCAGTCCGAAACCTACGTTCCCGGCGAATGTGGAGCAGGACATTAACGCGCTGAAGGCGGGCGAAGTGACGAAAGTGGAGATTGAGCCTTCTGGATACAACATATATAAGGTGCGCAGCCGGAACACGATGCCCATGGAACAGGCAAAGGCATTGATTGTCCGCGAAGTTTCACAGAAGAATATTGATGACGCCCTGAAAGCCGCCACCAGCGGCGTGACGTCTGACCTGAATGAGCAGTACTTCAGCCTTCGCCACGCAGCGCCGCCGCAGAGGATTCCGCCGCGCGCGATACCGCCAGGAGGCACGAAGACTGCGCCGCCAAAGTAG
- a CDS encoding DUF3606 domain-containing protein, protein MPDDKTNRGPQDRSRVSLTEDYEVRYWTKKFGVTKAKLQEFVRKYGHSVKKIEEGLKKK, encoded by the coding sequence ATGCCTGATGACAAAACGAATCGCGGCCCGCAGGACAGATCGCGCGTCAGTTTAACGGAGGATTACGAGGTGCGGTACTGGACGAAAAAGTTTGGCGTTACAAAAGCCAAGTTGCAGGAATTCGTGCGGAAGTATGGTCACTCCGTGAAAAAGATCGAGGAAGGCCTGAAGAAGAAATAA
- a CDS encoding DNA recombination/repair protein RecA, which translates to MPSIAEIRAQVERQIPGALSVFKRSAPEVFPTGIAALDRELGGIPKGALTQICSPAEITSGRTSMLVSLLAQVTGKEQVCAVVDATDCFDPESAEANGVCLSRLLWVRCSGSRMKAVEQAFKAADLLIQNGGFGIIAIDLGDVDEKLIRKIPLTTWFRFARVMEPLPTALVMLLPCPAAQNCAALTLNVSASAQWSGPGTLPHNRLLAKVECKVEVVRTRTRKAVQGTRNNSTEISQGT; encoded by the coding sequence ATGCCCTCTATTGCTGAAATTCGTGCTCAAGTTGAACGCCAGATCCCCGGCGCCCTCAGTGTTTTTAAACGTTCAGCGCCAGAAGTCTTTCCGACTGGAATCGCGGCCCTCGATCGCGAACTGGGCGGCATTCCAAAAGGCGCTTTAACGCAGATATGCTCTCCGGCGGAAATTACCTCGGGCAGGACATCCATGCTGGTGTCGCTGCTGGCGCAAGTCACTGGCAAAGAACAGGTTTGCGCTGTTGTGGACGCAACGGATTGTTTCGATCCCGAATCTGCGGAAGCTAATGGAGTATGTCTCTCCCGTTTGCTCTGGGTGCGTTGCAGCGGCAGCAGGATGAAAGCTGTAGAACAGGCATTCAAGGCCGCCGACCTTCTGATTCAGAACGGCGGCTTTGGAATAATTGCAATTGATCTGGGAGATGTGGATGAAAAGCTGATCAGGAAAATCCCGCTCACTACATGGTTCCGCTTTGCCCGCGTTATGGAACCGCTGCCGACGGCATTGGTAATGTTGCTGCCCTGCCCCGCGGCGCAGAACTGTGCGGCACTTACCCTGAATGTGAGTGCATCAGCGCAATGGAGTGGACCCGGCACGCTGCCCCATAACCGCTTGCTCGCAAAAGTGGAATGCAAGGTTGAGGTTGTCCGCACACGCACCAGGAAAGCCGTTCAGGGCACAAGAAACAATTCCACCGAAATATCGCAAGGGACATGA